In Hydra vulgaris chromosome 06, alternate assembly HydraT2T_AEP, a genomic segment contains:
- the LOC136081346 gene encoding E3 SUMO-protein ligase ZBED1-like, with amino-acid sequence MGQLNIYSCLTTDGWTLNSNKSFIAISIHLIDKNWNLVSYIINLVHSQERHTSVNLQKSLEAAMDTWQIPEAFAVVSDNAANTVLALTSSKRVQHMVRCVGHTSQLAINDNINAIQAVRGALAAIRRVAQFFRSSNPSWNVLKQIQKDEIKRNYKNRGTTVSRLPKPIRPIMDCETRWSSKIHMAERMVRLQQNIIAAMQDPQVKKDMARSKCGIPNADHWGVAQTVVEVLKPFADQVTRWSGQRYVSYSAIYPAIFGLLDFLKPDDENDTWAAVQLKEKLQSEIKQRFGLVSSISNDFPCYLGMVAALLDPRLKSLPFLTTEEKASVITYAEELQAILQQQPVMGPAATTSASSKCFSHK; translated from the exons ATGGGgcaattaaacatatattctTGTCTCACAACAGATGGCTGGACATTAAATTCTAACAAAAGCTTCATTGCTATTTCAATTCATTTAATTGACAAGAACTGGAACCTTGTCAGTTATATTATCAATTTGGTTCACTCCCAGGAGCGTCACACAAGCGTCAACCTACAGAAAAGTTTGGAGGCTGCAATGGATACCTGGCAAATTCCGGAAGCCTTTGCAGTGGTGTCAGATAATGCTGCAAACACTGTGCTGGCACTAACTTCAAGCAAACGTGTGCAGCATATGGTACGGTGTGTCGGTCATACAAGCCAATTGGCCATTAATGACAACATCAATGCTATCCAGGCAGTTAGGGGTGCGCTAGCAGCCATCCGAAGAGTAGCACAGTTCTTCCGAAGTTCGAATCCGTCCTGGAATGTCCTCAAACAAATTCAGAAAGACGAAATCAAGAGGAATTATAAAAACCGTGGTACTACAGTATCTAGACTTCCAAAGCCTATCCGCCCTATCATGGACTGTGAAACAAGGTGGAGCAGCAAAATCCATATGGCAGAAAGAATGGTGAGGCTACAACAGAACATTATTGCGGCAATGCAG GATCCTCAAGTGAAGAAAGACATGGCTAGATCAAAGTGTGGCATCCCCAACGCTGACCATTGGGGAGTTGCGCAAACAGTGGTGGAAGTTTTAAAACCCTTTGCTGACCAGGTTACTCGCTGGAGTGGTCAGCGGTATGTTTCATACTCAGCGATTTATCCAGCAATTTTCGGATTGCTAGATTTTCTTAAGCCGGATGATGAGAACGACACGTGGGCTGCTGTACAGCTGAAAGAAAAGCTGCAAAGCGAAATAAAGCAACGGTTTGGTTTGGTTAGCAGTATTAGCAATGATTTTCCTTGCTATTTAGGCATGGTTGCTGCCCTCTTGGACCCTCGATTAAAAAGCCTCCCATTTCTGACCACCGAAGAAAAAGCAAGTGTGATAACGTATGCGGAAGAATTGCAGGCTATCTTGCAGCAGCAACCTGTCATGGGCCCTGCTGCAACCACTTCTGCATCTTCGAAATGCTTTTCacacaagtaa